One Streptomyces sp. V4I8 genomic window carries:
- a CDS encoding Fur family transcriptional regulator encodes MTASQTPTPAEELRGAGLRVTAARVALLEAVRAGDHLGVEAIASGVRDRVGHVSLQAVYEGLHALTAAGLIRRIEPAGSPARFEGRVGDNHHHVVCRSCGVVADVDCEVGEAPCLTASDDHGFSIDEAEVTYWGLCPACSTASSAPRAL; translated from the coding sequence ATGACCGCATCCCAGACTCCGACCCCCGCCGAGGAGCTCCGCGGTGCCGGCCTGCGGGTGACGGCCGCGCGTGTCGCGCTGCTGGAGGCCGTCCGGGCCGGTGACCACCTCGGTGTCGAGGCCATCGCCTCGGGGGTGCGTGATCGCGTAGGTCATGTCTCCCTGCAGGCCGTGTACGAGGGCCTCCACGCACTCACCGCGGCGGGCCTCATACGCCGCATCGAGCCGGCCGGCAGTCCGGCCCGGTTCGAGGGGCGTGTCGGTGACAACCACCACCACGTCGTGTGCCGGTCGTGCGGTGTCGTCGCCGACGTCGACTGCGAGGTCGGCGAGGCACCCTGTCTGACCGCGTCCGACGACCACGGCTTCTCCATCGACGAGGCCGAGGTCACCTACTGGGGCCTGTGCCCCGCCTGTTCCACCGCCAGCAGTGCACCCCGAGCACTGTGA
- the katG gene encoding catalase/peroxidase HPI, with translation MAENPDAIVTDAKTEGTGGCPVAHGRAPHPTQGGGNRQWWPERLNLKILAKDPVVANPLGEDFDYAEAFQALDLAAVKRDIAEVLTTSQDWWPADFGNYGPLMVRMAWHSAGTYRISDGRGGGGRGQQRFAPLNSWPDNGNLDKARRLLWPVKKKYGQSISWADLMILTGNVALESMGFETFGFGGGRADVWEADEDVYWGPETTWLDDQRYTGDRELENPLGAVQMGLIYVNPEGPNGNPDPLAAARDIRETFRRMAMNDEETVALIAGGHTFGKTHGAGPADAVGNDPEAASMEEQGLGWKSTYGTGKGGDAITSGLEVTWTTKPTQWSNDFFDILFGYEWELTQSPAGANQWVAKDSEEIIPDAHDASKKRRPTMLTTDLSLRFDPIYGEISKRFHENPDQFADAFARAWYKLTHRDLGPKSLYLGPEVPAETLLWQDPLPQAEGEAIDAADVTALKAKLLDSGLTVSQLVSTAWASASTFRGSDKRGGANGARIRLEPQRGWEVNNPDELAQVLRVLEGVQAEFNSGAKKVSLADLIVLGGAAAVEKAAKDAGFDVTVPVTTGRVDATEEHTDPESFAALEPTSDGFRNYLGKGNRLPAEYLLLDRANLLTLSAPELTVLVGGLRVLGANQGGSQHGVFTDTPGKLTNDFFVNLLDLDTTWKSTSADQTTFEGRDASGEVKWTGTRADLVFGSNSELRALAEVYASDDAKAKFVNDFVAAWAKVMDLDRFDLV, from the coding sequence ATGGCTGAGAACCCCGATGCGATCGTCACTGACGCGAAGACTGAGGGCACCGGTGGCTGCCCCGTCGCGCACGGTCGCGCCCCCCACCCGACGCAGGGCGGTGGCAATCGTCAGTGGTGGCCGGAGCGGCTCAACCTGAAGATCCTCGCCAAGGACCCGGTCGTCGCCAACCCGCTCGGCGAGGACTTCGACTACGCCGAGGCGTTCCAGGCCCTCGACCTGGCGGCCGTCAAACGGGACATCGCCGAGGTGCTGACCACCTCGCAGGACTGGTGGCCGGCTGACTTTGGCAACTACGGCCCGCTGATGGTCCGGATGGCCTGGCACAGCGCCGGCACCTACCGCATCAGTGACGGCCGTGGCGGTGGCGGCCGTGGTCAGCAGCGCTTCGCGCCGCTGAACAGCTGGCCGGACAACGGCAACCTCGACAAGGCCCGCCGTCTGCTGTGGCCGGTCAAGAAGAAGTACGGCCAGTCCATCTCCTGGGCCGACCTCATGATCCTCACGGGCAACGTGGCGCTGGAGTCGATGGGCTTCGAGACCTTCGGCTTCGGCGGCGGCCGCGCCGACGTCTGGGAGGCCGACGAGGACGTCTACTGGGGTCCCGAGACCACGTGGCTCGACGACCAGCGCTACACCGGCGACCGTGAGCTGGAGAACCCGCTCGGCGCCGTCCAGATGGGCCTCATCTACGTCAACCCGGAGGGCCCCAACGGCAACCCGGACCCGCTGGCCGCGGCCCGCGACATCCGCGAGACGTTCCGCCGCATGGCGATGAACGACGAGGAGACCGTCGCCCTCATCGCCGGTGGTCACACCTTCGGCAAGACCCACGGCGCCGGCCCGGCCGACGCGGTCGGCAACGACCCCGAGGCCGCCTCCATGGAGGAGCAGGGCCTGGGCTGGAAGTCCACCTACGGCACCGGCAAGGGCGGCGACGCCATCACCTCCGGCCTCGAGGTGACCTGGACCACCAAGCCCACCCAGTGGAGCAACGACTTCTTCGACATCCTCTTCGGCTACGAGTGGGAGCTCACGCAGAGCCCCGCCGGCGCCAACCAGTGGGTGGCCAAGGACTCCGAGGAGATCATCCCGGACGCGCACGACGCGTCGAAGAAGCGCCGTCCCACCATGCTCACCACCGACCTCTCGCTGCGCTTCGACCCGATCTACGGTGAGATCTCGAAGCGCTTCCACGAGAACCCGGACCAGTTCGCGGACGCCTTCGCCCGCGCCTGGTACAAGCTGACCCACCGTGACCTGGGCCCGAAGTCCCTGTACCTCGGCCCGGAGGTCCCCGCGGAGACGCTGCTGTGGCAGGACCCGCTGCCGCAGGCCGAGGGCGAGGCCATCGACGCCGCCGACGTGACGGCGCTCAAGGCCAAGCTCCTCGACTCGGGCCTGACGGTCTCGCAGCTGGTCTCCACCGCGTGGGCGTCGGCCTCGACGTTCCGCGGCAGCGACAAGCGCGGCGGTGCCAACGGCGCCCGTATCCGCCTGGAGCCGCAGCGCGGCTGGGAGGTCAACAACCCCGACGAGCTCGCCCAGGTCCTGCGTGTCCTGGAGGGCGTCCAGGCCGAGTTCAACTCCGGTGCCAAGAAGGTCTCCCTGGCCGACCTGATCGTCCTCGGCGGTGCCGCCGCGGTCGAGAAGGCCGCCAAGGACGCCGGGTTCGACGTGACGGTTCCCGTCACGACGGGCCGTGTGGACGCGACCGAGGAGCACACCGACCCGGAGTCCTTCGCCGCGCTGGAGCCGACCTCGGACGGCTTCCGCAACTACCTCGGCAAGGGCAACCGCCTGCCGGCCGAGTACCTGCTGCTCGACCGCGCCAACCTGCTCACCCTGAGCGCCCCCGAGCTGACCGTCCTCGTCGGCGGCCTGCGCGTCCTCGGCGCCAACCAGGGCGGCTCGCAGCACGGCGTCTTCACCGACACCCCGGGCAAGCTGACCAACGACTTCTTCGTCAACCTGCTCGACCTGGACACGACCTGGAAGTCCACGTCCGCCGACCAGACCACCTTCGAGGGCCGTGACGCCTCGGGCGAGGTCAAGTGGACCGGCACCCGTGCCGACCTGGTCTTCGGCTCCAACTCCGAGCTGCGCGCCCTCGCGGAGGTCTACGCGAGCGACGACGCCAAGGCGAAGTTCGTGAACGACTTCGTCGCGGCGTGGGCCAAGGTCATGGACCTGGACCGGTTCGACCTCGTCTGA
- a CDS encoding NAD(P)/FAD-dependent oxidoreductase — MLDGDVVVIGGGYAGVRLAKRLDGTARVTLVDRKEVFFHRIASLRAGVRPEWSHSPFIPYDRLLTNGRVAVGKAVRIDTTERQVKLATGERLPYDVLVIATGADYPEPARFAGTTAEEAAKSFATHQQQIAAAEHVLVVGGGPSGVELSAEIRLARPETRVTLAHSGPELLHATGSARAGRKARTWLESHGVDVRLDAFMSPGNDFGTYRDAHGNVIEADRSFWATGTTPNTLWLRLAGHGDWLNGTGHVKVDQALRVQGWLDVFAVGDVNDATEVKVTPAALAQADLAAHNIRAYLNSAGKHRKEPRFYRPIHRTPLIVPFGAADGVTMLPVPGGETAVLGGRTTTLAKAKTLMTPYMRRQLGYTAA, encoded by the coding sequence GTGCTTGACGGCGACGTAGTGGTGATCGGCGGCGGCTATGCCGGAGTTCGTCTGGCGAAGCGACTGGACGGGACGGCACGGGTCACGCTGGTGGACCGCAAGGAGGTCTTCTTCCACCGCATCGCCTCCCTGCGCGCCGGCGTACGCCCGGAGTGGTCGCACAGCCCCTTCATCCCGTACGACCGACTGCTGACCAACGGCCGGGTGGCCGTGGGCAAGGCCGTCCGCATCGACACCACCGAGCGGCAGGTGAAGCTCGCGACGGGCGAGCGCCTCCCCTACGACGTCCTGGTGATCGCCACCGGCGCCGACTACCCCGAACCGGCCCGCTTCGCCGGCACCACCGCCGAGGAGGCGGCGAAGTCCTTCGCCACGCACCAGCAGCAGATCGCCGCCGCCGAGCACGTCCTGGTCGTCGGCGGCGGCCCCTCCGGCGTCGAGCTCAGCGCCGAGATCCGCCTCGCCCGGCCGGAAACCCGGGTCACGCTCGCCCACTCCGGGCCCGAACTGCTGCACGCCACGGGCAGCGCGCGGGCCGGGCGCAAGGCGCGGACCTGGCTGGAGTCGCATGGCGTGGACGTGCGGCTGGACGCCTTCATGTCCCCCGGCAACGACTTCGGCACCTATCGCGACGCCCACGGCAACGTCATCGAGGCCGACCGCTCCTTCTGGGCGACCGGCACCACCCCCAACACGCTCTGGCTGCGGCTGGCCGGACACGGGGACTGGCTGAACGGAACGGGACACGTGAAGGTCGACCAGGCACTGCGCGTCCAGGGGTGGCTGGACGTCTTCGCGGTCGGCGACGTCAACGACGCCACCGAGGTCAAGGTCACCCCGGCCGCGCTCGCCCAGGCCGACCTGGCCGCCCACAACATCCGCGCCTATCTGAACAGCGCCGGCAAGCACCGCAAGGAGCCGCGCTTCTACCGGCCGATCCACCGCACCCCCCTCATCGTCCCGTTCGGCGCCGCCGACGGGGTGACGATGCTGCCGGTGCCCGGCGGCGAGACGGCGGTCCTCGGCGGCCGCACCACCACCCTCGCCAAGGCCAAGACCCTCATGACCCCCTACATGAGGCGCCAGCTCGGCTACACCGCGGCCTAG
- a CDS encoding BON domain-containing protein — protein MSGPGTRPAPGTGGAQNLDYLVAHLTDHLAAGHLGELGVRIEIRGEAILLTGTVPSAQCRDDVLRAARAELLGHPVHCDIVVADNAAPDHAEEVE, from the coding sequence ATGAGCGGCCCCGGCACCCGGCCCGCCCCGGGCACGGGCGGTGCGCAGAACCTGGACTACCTCGTGGCCCATCTGACCGACCACCTGGCCGCCGGGCACCTCGGCGAGCTGGGGGTGCGCATCGAGATCCGCGGCGAGGCGATCCTGCTGACCGGCACCGTTCCGTCCGCCCAGTGCCGCGACGACGTCCTGCGCGCCGCCCGCGCGGAGCTGCTGGGACATCCGGTCCACTGCGACATCGTGGTCGCGGACAACGCCGCGCCCGACCATGCCGAGGAGGTCGAATGA
- a CDS encoding metallophosphoesterase: MIRIAAVGDIHMGPESQGVLRPSFETLHERADILLLAGDLTRHGTPEEAQVVAREIKDLAVPVVAVLGNHDHHADCADEVAAVLQDAGARVLEGQATVVDNGGARIGVAGTKGFGGGFVGRCAGEFGEPIMKEFVRYSRHRADTLRASLEELQEQDCDVRVALTHFSPVPDTLAGEPPEIYPFLGSYLLAEAIDTAGADLAVHGHAHLGTEHGMTSGGVKVRNVAQPVIGRAFHVYHLAG; this comes from the coding sequence ATGATCCGGATCGCGGCCGTCGGGGACATCCACATGGGCCCCGAGAGCCAGGGCGTGCTCCGTCCCTCGTTCGAGACCCTGCACGAGAGGGCCGACATCCTGCTGCTCGCCGGGGACCTCACCCGGCACGGCACCCCCGAGGAGGCCCAGGTCGTCGCCCGGGAGATCAAGGACCTCGCGGTCCCCGTGGTCGCCGTCCTGGGCAACCACGACCATCACGCCGACTGCGCCGACGAGGTCGCCGCCGTGCTCCAGGACGCGGGCGCGCGGGTCCTGGAAGGGCAGGCCACCGTCGTGGACAACGGCGGGGCGCGCATCGGCGTGGCCGGTACCAAGGGGTTCGGCGGCGGATTCGTGGGCCGGTGCGCCGGCGAGTTCGGTGAGCCGATCATGAAGGAGTTCGTCCGGTACTCACGGCACCGCGCCGACACCCTGCGGGCCTCCCTGGAGGAGCTTCAGGAGCAGGACTGCGACGTACGCGTCGCCCTCACCCACTTCTCCCCGGTGCCGGACACCCTGGCCGGTGAGCCTCCCGAGATCTACCCCTTCCTCGGCAGCTATCTGCTGGCCGAGGCGATCGACACCGCGGGCGCCGATCTCGCGGTGCACGGACACGCGCACCTCGGCACGGAGCACGGCATGACCAGTGGGGGCGTGAAGGTCCGCAACGTCGCCCAGCCCGTCATCGGCCGGGCGTTCCACGTCTACCACCTGGCGGGCTGA
- a CDS encoding hemerythrin domain-containing protein, which produces MGHGGNVIDELVTDHREVEEMFGRIEALPYGDKDRKMVADQVTMELVRHSVAEEMYLYPAVREHVAGGDAIADREIDDHSKAEQIMKDLEGCDADDPEFDRLIGMLMTEVRSHIADEEQNLFPNLRAACPPEALDTLGDKVRQAKKLAPTRPHPSAPDKPPANKLLAPGAGLVDRLRDALTGRGKKD; this is translated from the coding sequence ATGGGTCATGGTGGGAACGTCATCGACGAGCTGGTGACCGATCACCGCGAGGTGGAGGAGATGTTCGGCCGGATCGAGGCGCTTCCGTACGGCGACAAGGACCGCAAGATGGTCGCCGACCAGGTCACGATGGAGCTGGTGCGGCACTCGGTGGCCGAGGAGATGTACCTGTACCCGGCCGTGCGGGAACATGTGGCGGGCGGGGACGCCATCGCCGACCGGGAGATCGACGACCACTCCAAGGCCGAGCAGATCATGAAGGACCTCGAGGGGTGCGACGCCGACGATCCCGAGTTCGACCGGCTCATCGGGATGCTGATGACGGAGGTCCGCTCGCACATCGCCGACGAGGAGCAGAACCTCTTCCCCAATCTGCGCGCGGCCTGTCCGCCGGAGGCGCTCGACACCCTGGGCGACAAGGTGCGCCAGGCGAAGAAGCTGGCGCCGACCCGCCCCCACCCGTCCGCCCCGGACAAGCCGCCGGCCAACAAGCTGCTGGCTCCGGGCGCCGGCCTGGTCGACCGGCTGCGGGACGCGCTGACGGGACGCGGCAAGAAGGACTGA
- a CDS encoding polysaccharide pyruvyl transferase family protein: MTINPPLPPAPSDLRIGLLGSYGGRNIGDEAILKCVLGCLRAHRPHARLVVFSRNAGHTRGHQPEADEVVDWEGVPQRPVLDALAGLDLLVLGGGGILYDGEARRYLRLVKAAHERGVPTFAYAVGAGPLREPDDRDAARTVLPGMTEVVVRDEESRLVLEEVGVEAELTVTADPALLLTPEPFTERMMRHEGLPLGARLIGMSVREPGRAAEKLDEDDYHALLAEVADFLARRLEAHVVFVPMERQDVRHAHGVLSRMSAPDLGRILHNSYSPGEILGFMSHLDMVVGMRLHVVIFAALAGLPVLPLPYSGKVFDFARRTGAPELVGVAREQAGLLLAEVDRLWDEFPRRQADLNTRVEGLRALARETCARCGALLDAIDGGDRRDARRAEDANLILSRAPGRPT, encoded by the coding sequence ATGACGATCAACCCGCCCCTGCCACCCGCCCCGTCGGATCTGCGGATCGGCCTGCTCGGCTCCTACGGCGGACGCAACATCGGCGACGAAGCGATCCTGAAGTGTGTGCTGGGCTGCCTGCGCGCCCATCGGCCGCATGCCCGGCTCGTCGTCTTCAGCCGGAACGCCGGCCACACTCGCGGCCATCAGCCGGAGGCCGACGAGGTGGTCGACTGGGAGGGCGTCCCGCAGAGACCCGTCCTCGACGCCCTCGCCGGACTGGACCTGCTGGTGCTGGGCGGCGGCGGAATCCTCTACGACGGTGAGGCCCGCCGCTATCTCCGGCTGGTGAAGGCGGCTCACGAGCGCGGTGTCCCCACCTTCGCCTACGCGGTCGGAGCCGGGCCGCTGCGCGAGCCGGACGACCGCGACGCCGCACGCACCGTGCTGCCCGGGATGACCGAGGTCGTCGTCCGCGACGAGGAGTCCCGCCTCGTCCTGGAGGAGGTCGGCGTCGAGGCCGAGCTGACCGTCACCGCCGACCCGGCGCTGCTGCTCACGCCGGAGCCCTTCACCGAGCGGATGATGCGGCACGAGGGGCTCCCCCTCGGCGCCCGGCTCATCGGGATGTCCGTACGCGAGCCCGGCCGGGCGGCGGAGAAACTCGACGAGGACGACTACCACGCCCTGCTCGCCGAGGTGGCGGACTTCCTCGCCCGGCGCCTGGAAGCGCACGTCGTCTTCGTACCGATGGAACGCCAGGACGTCCGGCACGCCCACGGCGTGCTGTCCCGGATGAGCGCCCCGGACCTGGGCCGCATCCTGCACAATTCCTACAGCCCCGGCGAGATCCTCGGCTTCATGAGCCATCTGGACATGGTCGTCGGCATGCGCCTGCACGTCGTGATCTTCGCCGCGCTCGCCGGCCTGCCCGTGCTGCCGCTGCCGTACTCCGGCAAGGTCTTCGACTTCGCCCGCCGTACGGGGGCGCCCGAGCTGGTCGGTGTGGCACGCGAGCAGGCCGGTCTCCTGCTCGCGGAGGTGGACCGGCTCTGGGACGAGTTCCCGCGGCGGCAGGCGGACCTGAACACCCGGGTCGAGGGGCTGCGAGCCCTGGCCCGCGAGACCTGCGCCCGCTGCGGAGCCCTCCTGGACGCCATCGACGGCGGGGACCGGCGCGACGCCCGGCGCGCGGAGGACGCGAACCTGATCCTCAGCCGGGCTCCCGGACGGCCGACCTGA
- a CDS encoding FAD-dependent oxidoreductase produces the protein MPILEPPRPATTVTLPPRAARHGGRTDVLVVGGGPAGTAAAYAAADAGADVVLVERYGFLGGNATVALVMPLMSFHNEQKQAVFNESGKDGRLLPTDHGEGDPVVAGFLWLLLDRLTARGGCIPPSPDTGYTVPFDPELYKLVLLDLLDEAGVRMLFHSFASAALPLDDGWRVVFETKSGPVVIDAGVVVDGTGDGDIAAAAGAPYEIGRPEDGLVQPMTLMFRVVDFLQPHFSEYVGEHPDQWRGVHGLWDLVREATEAGELRLPREDILLFSTPHPHEVSVNSTRVTRALGTDVWDLSRAEYVARRQMDQIDRFLRRRVPGFKKSYVAQSGVQIGVRETRRILGDYHLTGHDILAARSFPDAVAHGAYPVDIHNPRGSGTVLKRVPRGHFYDIPMRCLLPRDADRLLVAGRCISGSHVAHSSYRVMPISMATGQAAGVCAALAVRLGRSPREVPYHLVQRALVRQGAHLRLEPREPVSPPH, from the coding sequence ATGCCGATCCTGGAACCACCTCGCCCTGCCACGACCGTCACCCTGCCCCCGCGTGCCGCCCGCCACGGCGGCCGCACCGACGTCCTGGTCGTCGGTGGCGGCCCGGCCGGCACCGCCGCGGCCTACGCGGCGGCCGACGCCGGAGCCGACGTCGTGCTCGTGGAGCGTTACGGCTTCCTCGGCGGCAACGCCACCGTGGCGCTGGTGATGCCGCTGATGTCGTTCCACAACGAGCAGAAACAGGCCGTCTTCAACGAGAGCGGAAAGGACGGGCGGCTGCTGCCCACCGACCACGGCGAGGGCGACCCCGTGGTGGCCGGATTCCTGTGGCTCCTGCTGGACCGGCTCACCGCGCGCGGCGGCTGTATCCCGCCGTCCCCCGACACCGGCTACACCGTGCCGTTCGACCCCGAGCTCTACAAGCTCGTCCTCCTCGACCTGCTCGACGAGGCGGGTGTGCGGATGCTGTTCCACTCCTTCGCCTCCGCAGCGCTGCCCCTCGACGACGGCTGGCGGGTGGTCTTCGAGACCAAGTCGGGGCCGGTGGTGATCGACGCCGGAGTCGTCGTCGACGGCACCGGGGACGGCGACATCGCCGCCGCCGCGGGGGCACCGTACGAGATCGGACGGCCGGAGGACGGCCTGGTGCAGCCGATGACGCTGATGTTCCGCGTCGTCGACTTCCTCCAGCCGCACTTCTCCGAGTACGTCGGCGAGCACCCCGACCAGTGGCGGGGCGTCCACGGACTGTGGGACCTGGTGCGGGAGGCCACCGAGGCGGGCGAACTGCGCCTGCCCCGCGAGGACATCCTGCTCTTCAGCACCCCGCACCCCCACGAGGTCAGCGTCAACAGCACCCGGGTCACCCGCGCACTCGGCACCGACGTGTGGGACCTCAGCCGCGCCGAGTACGTCGCACGCCGCCAGATGGACCAGATCGACCGCTTCCTGCGCCGCCGCGTGCCGGGGTTCAAGAAGTCGTACGTGGCACAGAGCGGCGTCCAGATCGGCGTACGGGAGACGCGCCGCATTCTCGGCGACTACCACCTGACCGGCCATGACATCCTCGCCGCGCGCTCCTTCCCGGACGCCGTCGCGCACGGCGCCTACCCGGTCGACATCCACAACCCCCGGGGCAGCGGCACCGTCCTCAAACGCGTCCCGCGCGGGCACTTCTACGACATCCCCATGCGCTGTCTGCTGCCCAGGGACGCGGACCGTCTGCTCGTCGCCGGGCGCTGCATCTCCGGCTCGCACGTCGCGCACTCGTCCTATCGCGTCATGCCCATCTCGATGGCGACGGGCCAGGCGGCGGGCGTCTGCGCCGCGCTGGCCGTCCGCCTCGGCCGCAGTCCCCGCGAGGTGCCCTACCACCTCGTCCAACGCGCACTGGTCCGGCAGGGCGCCCACCTGCGCCTGGAACCACGGGAACCCGTGTCACCGCCGCACTGA
- a CDS encoding SDR family NAD(P)-dependent oxidoreductase gives MTSQAYLSELFSLEGRVAVVTGGSSGIGRAIAEALARAGASVVVVARREAELAATVGDLEDQGCRAAWVSADLSTRDGVRAAAEGAAKAFGEPDILVNCAGINLRPPIGELGEDVWDTTMAVNLEAPHLLGQRFGPGMAERGFGRIIHITSQQAHRAFVQSGAYGVSKGALESLARSQAEAWSPYGVTCNTLVPGFVMTPLNSRLSSDPEKVAALAACTMVGRNGLAEDFAGAAVFLASGASAYVTGQSVFVDGGFSVH, from the coding sequence ATGACATCGCAGGCATACCTCTCCGAACTGTTCTCGCTGGAAGGCCGGGTCGCCGTGGTGACCGGCGGCAGCTCCGGCATCGGCCGGGCCATCGCCGAGGCCCTCGCCCGCGCGGGCGCGAGCGTCGTGGTCGTGGCCCGCAGGGAGGCGGAGCTGGCCGCGACGGTCGGCGACCTGGAGGACCAGGGCTGCCGGGCGGCCTGGGTGAGCGCCGACCTGAGCACGCGCGACGGCGTGCGGGCCGCGGCCGAGGGGGCGGCCAAGGCGTTCGGTGAGCCCGACATCCTCGTCAACTGTGCCGGGATCAACCTGCGGCCGCCGATCGGCGAGCTGGGCGAGGACGTCTGGGACACCACGATGGCCGTGAACCTGGAGGCGCCCCATCTGCTGGGGCAGCGCTTCGGGCCCGGCATGGCCGAGCGGGGCTTCGGGCGGATCATCCACATCACCTCCCAGCAGGCGCACCGGGCGTTCGTCCAGAGCGGCGCCTACGGCGTCTCCAAGGGCGCGCTGGAGTCGCTGGCCCGCTCACAGGCCGAGGCCTGGTCGCCGTACGGCGTCACCTGCAACACGCTCGTGCCGGGCTTCGTCATGACGCCCCTCAACTCACGCCTGTCGTCCGACCCCGAGAAGGTGGCGGCCCTCGCCGCCTGCACGATGGTGGGGCGCAACGGGCTGGCCGAGGACTTCGCCGGAGCGGCGGTGTTCCTCGCGAGCGGCGCCTCCGCGTACGTCACCGGGCAGTCGGTCTTCGTGGACGGCGGGTTCTCGGTGCACTGA
- a CDS encoding GNAT family N-acetyltransferase, which translates to MAIEVRPAAVFEDVRALVGPKSPGANVCWCLSYRIPSKLNNELRGPARGEYVAGLCRADPPPGVLAYDGDEPVGWAAVAPRSATSFARNRKIPHVDDLPVWSLWCIRVRPGHRKQGITHALIAGAVEFARERGAPMVEAYPLDNGDARVDLTMAYAGLRKNFERAGFVHAADTTSVLAGHPRILMRLDLR; encoded by the coding sequence ATGGCCATAGAGGTGCGCCCTGCCGCTGTCTTCGAGGACGTCCGTGCGCTGGTCGGCCCGAAGTCGCCCGGGGCGAACGTCTGTTGGTGCCTGAGCTATCGGATCCCGTCCAAGCTGAACAACGAACTCCGGGGTCCGGCCCGCGGGGAGTACGTCGCCGGACTGTGCCGTGCCGATCCCCCTCCGGGAGTGCTCGCCTACGACGGCGACGAGCCGGTGGGCTGGGCGGCCGTGGCGCCGCGCTCGGCCACGTCCTTCGCACGCAACCGCAAGATCCCGCACGTCGACGACCTGCCGGTGTGGTCCCTGTGGTGCATCCGCGTCCGCCCCGGCCACCGGAAGCAGGGGATCACGCACGCCCTCATCGCGGGCGCGGTCGAGTTCGCCCGCGAGAGGGGTGCTCCGATGGTCGAGGCATACCCCCTCGACAACGGTGACGCCCGGGTCGACCTGACGATGGCCTACGCCGGGCTCCGCAAGAACTTCGAACGGGCGGGTTTCGTCCACGCCGCCGACACGACGTCGGTACTGGCCGGCCATCCCCGGATCCTGATGCGCCTCGACCTGCGCTGA
- a CDS encoding phosphoribosyltransferase, whose translation MAFRDRTHAGQELALRLVEWADAGDLTNLLVLALPPGGVPVAAEVARALHAPLDVLVAREISTPIRPETAIGAIVADDPPLYDRQSLVMMHLSEDRLGDVVARERNELHRHERVYRGHRALPSIIGRTIVLVDDGLAVGLTTTAALRFLRRHGPARLILAVPVGSPRTAAAIRPECDDLLCLEQPPSLHAVGEWYEDFGRLSEARAAETLQAFHATA comes from the coding sequence ATGGCATTCCGCGACCGTACGCACGCCGGACAGGAGCTCGCCCTGCGGCTGGTCGAGTGGGCCGACGCCGGTGACCTGACCAATCTGCTCGTGCTGGCCCTGCCGCCCGGGGGCGTGCCCGTCGCCGCGGAGGTGGCCCGCGCTCTGCACGCCCCGCTGGACGTCCTGGTGGCCCGCGAGATCAGCACGCCGATCCGGCCGGAGACGGCGATCGGAGCGATCGTCGCCGACGATCCGCCGCTGTACGACCGGCAGAGCCTGGTCATGATGCATCTGTCAGAGGACCGGCTCGGCGATGTCGTCGCCCGCGAACGCAACGAGCTGCACCGCCACGAGCGGGTCTACCGCGGCCACCGCGCCCTCCCGTCCATCATCGGCCGCACGATCGTCCTCGTCGACGACGGCCTGGCCGTGGGCCTCACCACCACGGCGGCCCTGCGCTTCCTGCGCCGCCACGGCCCGGCGCGACTCATCCTGGCGGTCCCCGTCGGCAGCCCCCGGACGGCAGCCGCGATCCGCCCCGAGTGCGACGACCTCCTGTGCCTGGAACAGCCGCCCTCCCTCCACGCGGTCGGTGAGTGGTACGAGGACTTCGGCCGGCTCTCCGAGGCGCGGGCCGCGGAGACCCTGCAGGCGTTCCACGCCACGGCCTGA
- a CDS encoding YbhB/YbcL family Raf kinase inhibitor-like protein: MSDIELKSSAFHDHEMIPRRHAWEGENLSPPLAWSGVPDEAVELALLCEDPDAPSGTFVHWLLTGIDPQAEGLPAGRTTPGSHPHTNGFGEAGWGGPLPPVGDDAHRYFFRLYALPGPVSIPEAPTAVEAHRVLDRQQLASGTLVGLYQR, encoded by the coding sequence ATGAGCGACATCGAACTCAAGAGCTCCGCGTTCCACGATCACGAGATGATCCCGCGCCGCCACGCCTGGGAGGGCGAGAACCTCTCCCCGCCCCTGGCCTGGTCCGGAGTGCCCGACGAGGCGGTGGAGCTGGCCCTGCTGTGCGAGGACCCGGACGCACCGTCGGGGACGTTCGTCCACTGGCTGCTCACCGGCATCGATCCGCAGGCGGAGGGGCTGCCGGCCGGCCGGACGACCCCGGGCAGCCACCCGCACACCAACGGCTTCGGGGAAGCGGGGTGGGGCGGCCCGCTGCCCCCGGTCGGCGACGACGCGCACCGGTACTTCTTCCGCCTGTACGCCCTCCCGGGCCCCGTCTCCATCCCGGAGGCGCCCACGGCCGTCGAAGCCCACAGGGTTCTGGACCGCCAGCAGCTGGCCAGCGGAACCCTCGTCGGGCTCTACCAGCGCTGA